Below is a window of Rhea pennata isolate bPtePen1 chromosome 2, bPtePen1.pri, whole genome shotgun sequence DNA.
CGTCCTTCTGTAAACTTTCATGTTTTGCTCTAAGAATTAGTAATTATGTGGGCTTTTATCACATCCTATCAGTAATGCAGtcagaagacatttttattctaagcctgtaatttcagcttttctaaGATGTTTTTtgagcagcagctcttcaaAGGGGTTataactaaaggaaaaaagttaaaaggtctcaaatttcacagaaacataTGAGATCAGAAACATCCCAGCTTCTAAAGTGTGCTTAGTTATATGATAGAAAGCTAGTTGTATTCTCttcttgcttctctctttcctttcttcagcagtTTTTGCACTTACctttcaatttttattctttttaaaacaactattactttttatttcatattttttaaaccCACAGCTTATCTTCTTGAAACACAGGCCCAAAATTGCTAGTTAAACAAGCATTTAGTGTCATGGCCTGACACTAAGATCACAGCCATGATAATAACATTTACATTCGATTAATACAGGTGAATGAGCACAGACATTGCAAAGAATTTTTGCTAAGATATCATAATGCTTCATATAAAACTATGAATGGTAATGAATAGGCTCTCCCTCAAAATGATGGCATTGTTTTGTGTCCCTTctcttattttacagaaatgttgctgttttgtGGTTTCTGTTTAGACTGCGCTCAGCATCACTTTACAGAATAGAACGGTTGGATTAATACTAATTTAGGCCCAGATTACTGTTTTGGGAAACATCTATATATCCTCTAGCATGCGtatttattgaaagaaaaactaaggGAGTCAGTAAGTTTATTTCAATTGTAATTGTTCTTAAACTGTTACAGTTGCTTTATCTGTAGTAGTTTTACTTCTCAACTAcaccagagaaaggaagaagcagtAGCATGTTCTGTTCAGTTGTCTTTTTGTAAATCATTGATACTATCTTTaatttgttactttttattttgaaggctAATGATAAAGGAGATTATTTTCCAGTATGGGGAACATGTCTTGGACACGAAGAGCTGACGTATCTCACAAGTGGCGAAATTTTGCTTGTTAATACCAACACAGATGGTTTTTCATTCCCTCTGAACTTTACTTCAGGTGAATAATTTCACTGCATGTCATGTCTGAATTTTGCTGAGAGGTACTGTGTTTTGTTCCTGATAAATAAGCACAGCTGAGTGTTTGGAAGGTTTTCCTTTGTCATCTTaccaacttcttttttttattaagttaCTAtgactgtttttataaaaatcaattttttataaaaagcaattCCATGGCTTTTAAAGAAGAGGTGTGAGCACAAGCTATTTGGAACCAATAACAGTCAGCACAAGCCACAGCTTTGGCTCTTTAAGCTATATgataatttgaatttaaataaataatgtggATTTAGGTCCCTTTTCCTTAGCAAACTGAACAAAATACCTAAATACAAAACCTGTCAAACTCAGAGAGTGACTGAATTTTGATTTTCCAACTTATATCTTACTGAAGAATAGATATTAGCACTGCTCTTCTAGTTGCACAGCGTCAAGTATTGAAATCAGAGATATTGCTTGCAGAGAGAGGAGTGAATCTATGAGTAATCAGTCAGTAGACTATGTAGTGTTAAcaaattctgctatttttgtCTGTGAATAGACAAGTCACTGAAACGAGTGACAAAAAAGAATGCTTGATGAGAACCTAGGTGACAAAGTTGGGTTCTGTTTAGGTCAAGACTGGAGGATAGTGATAACAGTGTACTGGAAACCCATTGGAGTTACTTCACTGATCTTCCTTGTAACATGTTAAATCATGATTTTATGTTACAGAAACAATGCAATGTTTTAGTAAATTTGTCTCCTGTTCAGTAGCAGTCTGTCAGCAGGTGGTGTAATTGAgaatatcttttcttcttttctctttgtaaaagCTGCAAAAAACAGTAGGTTATTCAAGAATTTCCCTGATGATATATTGCATGCGTTTGCTACTGAGCCATTGACATCAAACTTTCATATGTGGAGCATCTCCATGCAGGTAttcaatcattttatttcataagcACAGATACATTTGCTTTGTTAAAACtagaaatgaatgagaaaataacacatccttttttatttcctccttatCACAGAATTTCACAAAGAATGAGAAGCTACGTAATTTCTATAAAGTTCTAACCACTAATACAGCTGACAAACTGGAGTTTATATCTACCATGGAAGGTAAGGAAATGATTTTCCTATGCAAAGTATGACTGTAACAGGACAGTTCTTCTGCAGAGATGTGGTGGCAGTGATACTAATTTGTAATGAAAGGTTACTTCTAACATAGCATGGGTGAATCCAGCCCTGTCTGCACTCTGGCTGTGAGGAACGTATTGTTTGTGGAGGTAGCTTATCTTTAGAATACATATCTGTGAGCATAACTGCTTACTTCTCTTACCTGTTGTTCCTCTCCCAGGTATGCTGTTGCACTTTAGCACTGGAGTAGTTCAGTGCCACAAAGAGAGATGTACAGTATTCTTTGTAGTTTAATCCCTCCACAGTGCAATGTGCCTCTATTGCATCTTGCTGTCTGTTTGCTGGTGCTGGCTCTCCTGTGATGCTCTATATCTTGTTTATTGCATGAGGTGAATAATTTATTGTATTGAGATAATAGCAATTTCCCTCATCGCTTTGGCCCCAATACTGCTAATTGCCCTCCTCCAAAAGTGTTCTGCATTACATATACCTACACTAGTCTTGCTCAACTCAGGAAATGTGTCTGTTTGTTAGGGAATGTGGGTTTTAATTACTAGCAGCTCTACAGTAAGGTTCAGCTGCCAGCCCATTGGAGTCTTCTGTATGGCACATTGGCTGTTCTCCAGAAGAAGAGAATAGCTGTTTGGTCAGAAAACTTGACTAGCCTAAAGATAGGAACCTCCTTTTCCTGCAAGTGGTTTCTCACAGAGCAGTTAttggctgctctgctgctatCTTCTGTAAGAGAATTAAGGACTGACTTCCTTCTGTGAGTATTAGGCCAGGCTCACATAAGATGGGAGCTGCCACTAGATTGACCCACCCTCAAGGAGATCTCAAGGCTTGGATCTggaattctttttaattatgtaaCTGGAGTAATCAAGCTAACTGATtcacaaaaaaactttttgcaTGGAATGactctcattttaaaatgtccatTTCTTGGTTCAGTTTTACTGTGACTTTGTAAGAGTTTCCATTTGCTATTTAAGGTTTCTTCTGAAGTTATTGATGCATACATAAATGCAGTGTTTCTATAACTTACCCTTTGAATTCTTTTTGCAGTAAGATTAAGCTTATCATTATTAAGGCATAGATCTTGCTTATGTGCTGTCATGAAAAGTGTGTTTATTGCAGCATACAAATACCCCATTTATGGTGTCCAGTGGCATCCAGAGAAAAATGCCTATGAGTGGAAGAACTCATCAGGCATTCCACATTCCCCATTGGCTATAAGAGCAGCATATTATATGGCTGACTTCCTCATTAATGAAGGTAAAAACGTTATATATGGATAACTTATATAAAGTTGTATAAAAACTATAAATGTCAGTTTCTTGAGTGAAGCATTAGTAAAAATCcttgaagaaaaaagacttttctgcTATCAAAGTTCAGTACATCTTACTGCTTTGTTAGACACTTACTCTGCAAGCTTATAGgcttataaaaaacaaagagtCCTAAAAGTAGAATGGATTAGTAAAAGTGACATTGAAAGGCCAGGCATTCCAGTGGAAAAAGGCAAACTTGTTTCAGTAGGAGTAAAAGCCTTTTCTGTGCCATGACTGTCTACCATTTTGAAGGATCTTTGTAGCATCTTAGTCTGCCTTGCACAAAGacagtgaaatgagaaaaaaaatgccccaTTTGTAATTTCCAGAGGTTTCTGAATTGAGTTTCAGGCATTAAATGTACTATTATCTTGGTGTTACAGTTTTGTAAGCAAAGCTCACAGGTGCTACTTGGGCTGAGTGCAGATATATGTCAAAGGAGTGCCAAATAGCATCCACAAGACATTGCTGCTGGGCAGCACAAGAGGTTTTTGAGTTTTGCTGAGCTTCGAAGTTATTTGCTTATACCCTGAGAAGCTCGAAGTAGCTAGTCTGTAAAATTTTGTGAAAGTTTGTGAAAACATTGTCCATTTGCTATAAATAAgccaaaaaatataaataagtactataaataagtataaatacagaaatatctgaAGTGATCAAGCTTATTTTATTCTAGGcactgcaatattttaaattgactATCTTTTGAAATTATCTTAACTAATTGAATAAGACTGTAAAGTCCATAATCAATAACCTAATTCAGCTTGGTCTATAGATTTATCTGTAATCAGAAGAATAACATAGGGAAAGCAGAGAGTGATTTAAAGCAGTGCAACCTTTGCTGACCTGATTAGAGAGAGTGtagaaataaaagctgtgttttataCAATTTCAAGGCTCTTTTTTGTGTGCTGCAGTCTTGCTCTGCTTTGCCAAAAACTAGCAAAATTGGGTAAAATTCCTTGTTGTCAGTATTTGTAaacttcttgtatttttaaaattttgatagGGTACATAgaggagacaaaaataaaggggaaaacTGGAGAATGTGTAAAGttagtctgttttcttttggagagTAAAACTAAGTTGCAGTATGTTCTGTAGTTCTGCTTGCTATGTTCTCTAGTATCTGCCCGCACTGTTCACTACAGGCAGATGTAAGCTTATTCTGGCCTTTATCCAAGTAAATAAATGTGGCAAAACAAGCACCAACTCTGTGCTAGTAAGTCATGTTGAGACATGGTGTATGTATGAATTTGTGCCTGTATatatatagttaaaaaaaatacatacttgcACACAGATGTGCATAACGAGCTTATACTTAATACCACACTGATGTGGTCACCAGCTTTTGCATATGTTATCCTTGAATTGTAGTAGAGCAAACTTATGTCAGTCAGCTTATGTGTGTGTATCCCCCATCTCGCATCTCATATGCCAGTTCACAAGGTATTCTTTGTTAGCTGTTCTCCTCCCCAACCAGTGGACAGGTAATCCTATTGACTATTCAGTATCATAATATTGCAATAGGTGATGGATTcccaccccccccttttttttttttctttcagttaatgTAAGGCAGACTTCCTTCCTTAggattggggaaaaaaaggctgggTGAGGAAACACAAGTTGGTTTCAACTGACAGATGTATACTCAGTAGCTATGATCATTTACCAACTAAACCATTCTGTTAAATAGCACTCTCATATCCATCTACTGTTAATTTTGACTTGTGTAGGGTTGTACACATGATAAACCAAACCAGGATTTCAGTTTTTGGTGTCATCAACAAATCAGTCTGTGCCAACAGTGCAGCTTTCAAGAGACTAGTGTTCTGATGCATTTCTTATGGTACTGTGAGAGCTGTCAGTATCTCACAGATAAATCCTTTTGTATATAGTCTTgacttaatatttaaatttttctgtctccagtAATAAAATAGTACTTTAACCTGTTTTCTGAAGGTCCCTCTTCCCAGTTCTCCTCATAATAATTACTGTAATTCTGTTTGCTCTTATGCCATACAGCATAACCTATTTTGCCAAGAAAGAAATTATCAAGGATGGTAACAGAAAAGTGATCTgtacttttaatatattttacagcCCGGAAGAACCTGCACAGCTTTCCCACTAAAGATGAGGAAACAAAAGAGTTGATTTATAATTACACTCCGACTTACACAGGaccattttcttcatttcaacaAGTCTACTTTTTTGATTGAATGTCTGTTCAAAGGTGCAGCATTGCTATTTGTAAAAGGAATTATTTGCCAGGGTTTCATAATTAAGCTGATATAGTACAGTGCAGCTTACAATGATTTGTCTTATGTTTCTTTTGCACTATTGGATCATTAATCTAAAAATTTACATTCAGAAAGATAATAATTGTCCTGAATCAGACTTAGATacaagctacattttttttttctccagggaaGCCATTTTGATTATGCTTCTATATACTTTCCAATATAAATTGGAAAATAATCAGGTttagtaaaaggaaaaacattctgtttgtgtgtttcaaaatacaaggTTTATCTCTGTAAAGTGTTGTGGACTATGATAGCACTAGTGGTTTAGATGTACTACTTAGTACTATTCTGTTctcttaaaatgatttaatgtaAGAGACTTCTACTCTGGGCTTCCTGTAAGTTTGTATGTAACCAAGTCTTGACTAAtttgtcatttgaaaaaaacaataaaatggcAAGGAAGTATTATGGCAAACAGACATAAAAAGGACATGTTATATCCCATTTGTGAAATTTTCTACTTATATTCAACTTATTCCATAAGTTTTGGAGAGCTTATATCCTGTGAGGTCTATGTGAGCATAAGAATGCAGTGTAAATTACATATTGCGAATAccagataaaataaatttaggaaGGCATAATTAAGTGCTAATTCCACTTTCTACTCTTCTGAAATCAATTTCCTGAATCCTCCAACAATCTGTTTGAGAGTAGCTGAAGTCAGCAAACAGATGTGAGATGAAGACctctatttatttgtattaaaagaaTGTCAACCTAACTTTTAACTGTGCCAGAATTTGTACTCTAACTTGTCCTGTAGTTACTGGTTAGAATTCTCACTTTGGTTGAGTCATGACAGTTTGCCATTGACTTAGGGGAGCCAATGGTTTCCTTTTCATCATACATTTTAATGCAGCTGGAGTTCAAACAGCGGATGAATgtatctgaaaaatctgttaatGTTGACATAATGTGATGATAGCAATTATATTCAGTACACGGTAgtgcctttttttgttgtttttttttgttgttttttttttttgtttttgctctgcTACATGGTTAGTGACAGTTTTGTTCAGTGGCTTTGTGTGGAGTCCAAAAGGGAACTAAGATGAGACAATCGAATATAACTTTCCTATATTGCACAGCTTCCAAACTGTTAACATCAGTGGAAATTTGGAGTTTACAAAGAATTCAGTTTGTACCTCAGCTGTCTGTTTGGCAGTACCTTGCACTCTGAAGTACCACATCTGAATAAAGCTGGTACATTTCTCAGGTCATTTAAGTAAAGGATTCTGCTACTTACTCTGCATAACCAAACAACTGCAAATACAATGAGAATGTGAAATGCATTAATTAAAATAGTGTAAGTATCAAATAGCATAGGGAAAAATAGCTGTGACTACTGAAAAGATACTACTGGGTAATGACAGACTTTGACATTCGATATTACAAATTTCTGTGTTTGCCTGATCAGCCAAATTCAGTAAATGGAACTCTTGTTTTTCATATAAGTGACTTTATTGTATTCACTGTGTTAGCTGGTTCCTGACTAGAATCAGTGTAAAAAGAGGATCATGGTCTCCAGTTGCATGTAGATGTAGCAGCTAAGATACGTATGAACCACGGCCAGTCTTCCATTTGTTACTTGGGTTAAGTTCATCAGAATATCTCTGAAGAGTTTGCCTGAGTAAGGAGTGCAGAAATTAACCTGAATGTCCACTAACTGCAGTACTAGTAATCGGTTCACAAGTGTGTAACTATGAGGTGTGTAATGTGATGAGTGGGCAGTGCTTATCAGCGCTAGTACATTTATCATGAGTTTGTATGCATCTGTCCTTGGTACCCTTTGTTATAAAGCCTTATTTGATGGGATCGGTGATTTTCTGTGATACTTGAAATAAAGTTTATTCAAACGtatatgtattttccttctctcttagATTCCATGGATAAAGTATTAACATTCTTTGTTTACAATCTGAAATCAGGAGGCTGCTGTAACCTGCATCTGCTTGGTATTATGGAGCATTTGCTCTGTTCTGCTGGGGAAAGTGAGGGAGTTGTCTATGCTGACTTAGTCCAAGAAGGGAGGCAGTTACCAGTCTGTTCTGTTTTGGCACTCAGCACTGTAGCTAGAACGCAGGATCAGAACACTTGCCTACTTACCTACTCATTTTAGTTCTAGTGCTCATCTGTTGTAAACTGAAACTAATCTGTAGACGGTCACAAAGCTGATGGGTATGATGGCTAACTCTCAGCCCAATGGATTGCGCTTCTGTTTAGTGATAACTAGATGGTAGCCAGCTTAAAGGCAAAGAAAGGTGATACAGCAGGATGAGGTTTGAGGGGAAACAGAAGTGTTTGAAATAGGTTTGTGATGGTTGGTGTCTGTCAGAAGTATGGTAAGATGCAGGCAGTTGTTCTTGTGGTCTGAGACAGAGCTAAGAGCTTTTGATGGTGACCATTGCCTGAGGAGTAGCAGGAATGGGGCTGCTCTGCAAGGAGAGGTGAGCCAGGAGCTGAGGGGACAGCCATGGCCTTACAAGGGGAGCAGTCCCCCAGTACCTGAGTAAGAAGAGCAGAACAGGTTCAGTAACAGTAACAAGAGTCAGCCACAGTCCAGAGGTTGCCAGACAAGTCTGTAGTGCTGAAACAGGTCAGAGTCAAGTCTGCGAGTCAGGGTCAGAGAGGTCTATGGTTAGGCACAGGCATACTGACAGTGCAGCTCAGGCAAGGGCCAAGGACCAGGGCCTGAACTTAATGTAGTTCCCAAGCCAAGGGGCAAAGGTTCCCTCCCAACaaggctgctcacagctcttTCTCACACAGCTCTTCTCACAGCAGTTTGGCTCCAGGTCTTGGAGCTGTGCGGTGCCAGAGCTGCCCTTGCACACAGGCAGCCAGACCTtcaggaaggagggaggggacTGCAGAGCCTGGTGGCACGCTCAGGGCCCTGGCACTCTTGAGCTGTAAGCAATACATCTGCTGTCTGTGGTGTTCAGGAAAACGAGAACTTCTGTCCATTCCTCTTAATACTTGGTGTCTTCCATCAAATTCTGCTCCAGTCAGAAACATTATCCataggataaaaaaaatggtgaaagcTCACCcagaaatggattaaaaaattatttttaagaagctttAACAAAAGCCTGTCAACCCTGAGTGATTTACAATTTACATGTTTTTCGTTACTTGGGTAAGATAGAACTCACAATTTATGTGTATAACTGATAGTTTTCAGAATTAATGCTGGAGGGAGAAGCAAAGGAGCCCATAGCCATACTCTGAGCTTATTCAGAGTATAGCTAAAAAGCCTAATCATCTAGCTCGCTACACTCTGGGGGAAAAAGATCCATTGACCAGTAAAGTAACCGTGTGTGTTCTGCAGCTTATATTAGGACacctttcagaataaaaaatttaaaatgtttctctctttGACTGCTCTGTTTTTACCACCAGATGGCCTACAAGAACCAGTTttgtatttgtgatttttttaatgtgctttattATTGTATTGAAAGTTTAGTGTTGTGTCAGGTTGAATATGATATTTATTATAAAGTGGTATTAAGATATTGGGACTGTGAGGCAAGAAGAAGGGAAGACACAGAATGTGAGTATGTAGTCTTACTGGCATGACTGGTCATATTGATAGGACAGCGGGAGAGGAGTTGAGAGTGGGAACAAGAGTAGAATTAACCAAACTGGGATCAACTCATAAATCCAGCTTGAGTATTTGAAACATTTGAGTATTAACTGCTGCTGACTGGAATAGGGTCCCTAATTTCAGGCGACTGTTCATACCCTGCAACTATAAAATCCATCTTAGTTCCTTTTTCTATAAATAGGAAAATTAGTTCATGCAAAATAGGAAAGCTTGGCCAGGAAGGACTGAGAAGCTGAGCTCACAAAACCTTTGCCTgagatgtaggaaaaaaaacaatttgaatCTTTTTCAGGCAAAGAAATTACAAGAATTACATCCTGAAGAAGTGTCCTAAATGTTGAGATACGGAGTAAAAAGAACAGCCTAACGTGCAAGTTGCTATGTGAAAAAATCCCTTCCGGGTTGACCAGATATGCCAAGTTTCCTAGCACGGTGGTGATTTCAAAGCAGAGATTAGTGTCCAAGACCTTAGAAGAGCAGGCTGTGactctctcttccccctctaATGCTGACTAGCTTTTAGGCTACCTTTCTCACTTTGTCCTTGCACCTTTCTCATTGCTCTGGGTGACACTCAGCAAAGAGATATTAGTTGCCATGTAGGGATGtgactgttcttttttttggaaCACTGAGGCAAGTACAGAGACTTTCTGAACGACCAGAAAGAACAGTAATTCTCGGGTAATTTGAGAATTTGAGTTCCCTTCTCAATTAATTGCTTGTTATCCCCAAATTGCCTTCATGAAGGAGGACACctgagggaagagaaaaagcgTGTGTGTGATCTCACAGTTCAAAACTATATACTAGTTTATACTCAAGAGTGCATATACCCTTTGAGGAGAAAGAATAAACACAAGATGATTTTAGTTATCTTTATATTggcaaaagacttttttttaacatatatatttaatgtgtGCTTTTTTCTGTGGAATTCACTTATAGCTATATCAAAAGCACCTATGCAAGCTGGGTAGCATTCAAGTCCCAGTAAAGTTTCTAATTTTGGTCCAAATTATTTTGGTTTGAGTACTTACACGGATGACAGATGGATAAATACTATGAGGAGATTGGTTAGCATCCCTCCAGTTTGCGTAACTGATTGTACTTGCAAATTACACTAACATCCACCACATGTGCAGATGCCATGTGGAGTGCTTATTCTTTGCTGGCCTTAGTCCTTCCTCAAGGGTAGGTCTTTTCCCTTTGCCAGCCAGCGCTTATTTATCGGGCAAATAGCAAAGAGTATCCTGCCACCTGTTGATCAGGATGCTATTCTAACTTTCTCCACTTTCATATGCTGTTTGTAACTGTTTTATAATATAGGCAGTATGTTTTAAGAGCTAGTTTGCTTTGTAAGGTCTTCATGACAAAAAAATTTCCAAAACCTTTTCTCCAAGCAGTTTCACAAATTATATGAAAATACCTGTCACTATTTCAAAGAGCTCTCTGAAACAGACGTTGGATCCAAACTTAAGCAAAAAAGCCCAAATTCCCTTATTTAAGATTCTCAGAAATATAGTGAACAAACACTCCTGAGAACCAAGCTTTCTGTAAATGAAAAGTGGAAAGCAAACCAACAGAGTAAAACAGAGTAAACAGAGTAAATTCTAGGAACTGTAGCTTTAGATCATTAAAAACAATTGGATTGAATACTGGAATATACAACTcccaagaatcacagaaagCTTATTTTGATGATCTAGACTGTACAATATATCATTGTGTTTTTGCAGTTATAGTATAGAGCTGATGATGTAAgtatgtacatatgtgtgtgcacCTGTGCGATTGCTTACCATTTTCCTAAAGATAAGATCAGCAACAGcaacataaaatttaaaattacaattttttagTTATGACCACTTAAGGAAATTAGTTCCTCCTTATGGCCACCTTCTGCAGTCACCTTCTTCAGCCCTAGAATTCAACTTCGGGCAGGGAAATTTAAATTTCACTAACCTATAGTTCATTAGGATTAACTCAGCAGCTATGACTCTAAGGgcttgctttttcaaaaaatactgaGACTTTCTCAGAGCAGAAGTGTTACAGAAGAGACAAAGTAAAAGCATAGTTTACAGGCAATCTGTGAG
It encodes the following:
- the GGH gene encoding gamma-glutamyl hydrolase isoform X2, whose protein sequence is MRCRAGVSAALGAALTLLLLLLRCDPVAAAALRGSPKGGNERPIIGILSQECHFKKFHQFGSSYIAASYVKFLESAGARVVPIRLNLADEEYDKLFHSINGVLFPGGGVDLRTSKYAKVAKIFYQKALEANDKGDYFPVWGTCLGHEELTYLTSGEILLVNTNTDGFSFPLNFTSAAKNSRLFKNFPDDILHAFATEPLTSNFHMWSISMQNFTKNEKLRNFYKVLTTNTADKLEFISTMEARKNLHSFPTKDEETKELIYNYTPTYTGPFSSFQQVYFFD
- the GGH gene encoding gamma-glutamyl hydrolase isoform X3 encodes the protein MRCRAGVSAALGAALTLLLLLLRCDPVAAAALRGSPKGGNERPIIGILSQECHFKKFHQFGSSYIAASYVKFLESAGARVVPIRLNLADEEYDKLFHSINGVLFPGGGVDLRTSKYAKVAKIFYQKALEANDKGDYFPVWGTCLGHEELTYLTSGEILLVNTNTDGFSFPLNFTSAAKNSRLFKNFPDDILHAFATEPLTSNFHMWSISMQNFTKNEKLRNFYKVLTTNTADKLEFISTMEVCLLQHTNTPFMVSSGIQRKMPMSGRTHQAFHIPHWL
- the GGH gene encoding gamma-glutamyl hydrolase isoform X1, with protein sequence MRCRAGVSAALGAALTLLLLLLRCDPVAAAALRGSPKGGNERPIIGILSQECHFKKFHQFGSSYIAASYVKFLESAGARVVPIRLNLADEEYDKLFHSINGVLFPGGGVDLRTSKYAKVAKIFYQKALEANDKGDYFPVWGTCLGHEELTYLTSGEILLVNTNTDGFSFPLNFTSAAKNSRLFKNFPDDILHAFATEPLTSNFHMWSISMQNFTKNEKLRNFYKVLTTNTADKLEFISTMEAYKYPIYGVQWHPEKNAYEWKNSSGIPHSPLAIRAAYYMADFLINEARKNLHSFPTKDEETKELIYNYTPTYTGPFSSFQQVYFFD